One window from the genome of Crassostrea angulata isolate pt1a10 chromosome 2, ASM2561291v2, whole genome shotgun sequence encodes:
- the LOC128174266 gene encoding LOW QUALITY PROTEIN: ATP-dependent DNA helicase RecQ-like (The sequence of the model RefSeq protein was modified relative to this genomic sequence to represent the inferred CDS: substituted 1 base at 1 genomic stop codon), translating to MLTDEFRKRNHDVFKVELRENQEKAINAVLCDRDVFVGTSTCSGKSMIYECIPILKPGIVVIVAPLLSIMKEQVEKLNKFGLSATYIGKNSEEIERIVTGQYEFVFGSPERLVGESRWRKLLKSSEYRRQLQLLVVDEAHTVTLXGEGRMIEDPFREWFSKIQELRSLCPNVPVLALTATAGPTHRGKILKYLCFRPGYELVLDSPDRRNIKITVKSIKKQ from the exons ATGTTGACCGACGAATTTCGAAAAAGAAATCACGACGTCTTTAAAGTCGAATTACGAGAAAATCAAGAGAAAGCAATTAATGCTGTATTATGTGATCGAGATGTGTTTGTTGGTACCAGTACTTGTAGCGGAAAGTCAATGATTTACGAATGCATTCCAATACTTAAACCAGGTATCGTCGTCATCGTGGCACCTCTCCTGTCTATAATGAAAGAACAAGTtgagaaattaaataaatttggaCTTTCAGCCACTTACATTGGGAAGAATAGTGAGGAGATCGAACGAATAGTGACTGGGCAGTATGAATTTGTATTTGGAAGCCCCGAGAGACTGGTTGGCGAGAGTCGGTGGAGGAAGTTGTTGAAATCGTCGGAGTATAGGAGGCAGCTTCAATTGCTAGTCGTAGATGAGGCTCATACAGTCACGCTTTG aggAGAGGGAAGAATGATTGAAGATCCTTTCAGGGAATGGTTTTCAAAAATTCAGGAATTACGATCTTTGTGCCCAAATGTCCCTGTCCTTGCCCTTACTGCAACTGCTGGACCAACCCATAGggggaaaattttgaaatacctCTGCTTTCGACCAGGTTATGAACTTGTTCTTGATTCGCCTGATAGAAGGAACATTAAGATTACTgtgaaatctataaaaaaacAATGA
- the LOC128174267 gene encoding uncharacterized protein LOC128174267 has protein sequence MNTRQTPKKKTFSSDSDSVTGRLQLASPLDSTESDIESTGNEFLSRKSSSKSRDREKFVRLSKEVDELKPEVKKLRRRVRSLEKKKETGDPSKNSPDDEVLDIPHAGPINLSELTSSCKKFTKAPDAVAFLLNSLFSKNEMKNSSISCKRTIKCRQEGPRPPLDQARFRVLEIYF, from the exons ATGAATACACGACAAACtccaaaaaagaaaacattttcttcAGATTCAGATTCAGTGACGGGACGGTTGCAGCTAGCTTCACCATTGGATTCCACAG AGAGTGACATTGAAAGTACTGGTAATGAATTTCTGTCCAGAAAGTCTTCAAGCAAATCAAG GGATAGGGAAAAATTTGTCCGGTTATCAAAAGAAGTTGACGAATTAAAACCGGAGGTGAAGAAATTGAGAAGGAGAGTCCGTTCacttgaaaagaaaaaagaaaccgGTGATCCATCAAAGAATTCACCTGATGATGAAGTCTTGGACATTCCACACGCAGGCCCAATTAATTTATCAGAGTTGACCAGCTCCtgcaaaaaattcacaaaagcGCCAGATGCTGTCGCATTCTTACTTAATtctcttttttctaaaaatgagATGAAAAATTCTTCCATTTCTTGCAAAAGAACTATTAAATGCAGGCAGGAGGGACCCCGCCCTCCTCTTGACCAGGCTAGATTCAGGGTTCTggagatttatttttga